CGAACCATTGGCACAGACCTTTCGCCGCCGACGGCTAAAAAACGAATACGTCACTCACGATCCTGCGTCGCGCGATGATCGCCCGGTCGACAGCAACCGGGGACTCGCTCGCGCGGTCGCCTGACGGCCAGGCTTCCGACGACGGGGCGTCGGTAGGTGGTCATCCCGAGGACGCGGCTAGGCGCAACGGGTTTCCGGCCCGGGAGCGATCGTCGACCTATGGTGGAGACGACCGCCGAAATCGTGCTGTTCGACGGCTTCGACGAACTCGACGCGATCGGCCCCTACGAGGTGCTCGAAAACGGCGCCCGGGCCGGCGCATCGGTCGAGGCCCGCCTGGTCACGCTCGAGGAGACGGCCCTCGTGACGGCGAGCCACGACCTTCGGGTCGAACCCGACGGGACGGTAGGCGAGCCAGACCTCCTGCTGGTCCCCGGCGGCGGCTGGACGACCGCCAACGAGGGCGTCCGAGCCGCCGTCGAGGACGGCGTCCTGCCCGACGCCGTCGCCGAGCGCGCCGCGGACGGTGCGACCGTCGCGTCGGTCTGTACCGGCGCGATGGTGCTGGCCGAGGCGGGCCTGCTCGAGGGCCGGCCCGCGACCAGCCACCAGGTGGCTGTCGACGACCTCGAAGACTACGTCGAGACCGTGGTCGACGCGCGGGTGGTCGACGACGACGACGTGCTCACCGCCGGCGGCGTCACCGCGGGGATCGACCTGGCGCTGTGGCTGCTCGAACGCGAGTTCGGCGCGGAGATCGCCAGCGCGGTCGAAACGGAGATGGAACACGAGCGCCGCGGCGACGTCGCTCGCTGATCGACCGCCTATCCTGCTGCCTGCCAAACCGCTTTAGGCGGGGATCGAATAGCCCGGTCTACATGACTGCTGTGCTGTTTGATATGGACGGCGTCGTCGTCAACAGCGAAGACTACTGGGTCGACTTCCAGCGCGAGGAGATCCTCCCCGCGGTCGTTCCCGACGAAGACGTCGACGTCGCCGAGGTGAGCGGAATGAACTTCCGCGATATCTACGACTACCTCGACGAGGAGTACGGGGCCGCGATCTCCCGCGAGGAGTTCGTCCAGCAATTCAACGAGGCCGCCGAGGAACTCTACACCGAGCGCGTCGAGGCCTTGGACGGACTCCACGACCTGCTCGCGATGTTGGATGAGCGCGGCGTTCCGTCCGCCCTGGTCTCCTCCTCGCCCCACGACTGGATCGGCATGGCCCTCGAACGGTTCGATCTCGCGGACGAGTTCGACTACGTCATCAGCGCCGACGACATCGACGCGGCGAGCAAGCCGGCCCCCGACGTCTTCGAGTACGCGGCCGCCGAGGTCGGCGTCCCCGCTGCGGAGTGCGTCGTCGTCGAAGACTCCGAAAACGGGATCGAGGCGGCCGACCGCGCCGGGACGACCGTCGTCGCCTACCGGATCGCCGCCCACGGCGACATCGACCGCTCGGCCGCCGACGAGATCGTCGATTCGCCTGGCGAGCTCCGAGAGCGCGTCCTCGCGTTGACCGAGTGAGCGGAGCGATCGCGATTCGCTACTGAACTTCGACCGTTCGACTCGCCCCGATCGGCACCAGCGGCTCCTCGGGGAACGCCACGTTAACGGTGAACTCGAGTTCGTCGGCGTCGGCCCCGAAGACGCCGACCGGAACGGTATCCGCGTCGCGAAGGTAGGTGTTCGTGCTCGTCATCTCCACCCCGTTGACCGTCACGCGGATGCCGGCGCGGGCGGGCTCGCCGACGTTCCGGACCGTGACCTCGCAGACTTCGTTTTCGCCCGTCGCGACCGTCTCGGGGAACTGCCCCCACTCGATCTCGATCGAGGGCAGCGACTGGGCGCCCTCGTAGACGCGCTCGGCGACGCCCTCCGAGAGCCCGGCGGCGACCAGTCCCTCGACGCCCGCGTCGGCGACGTCGCCTGGCGTCGACAGGCCCTCTTTCGCCAGCTTGCTCGCGCGGCCGGCGGCGACCCCGTCGATGGCGGTCAGCCCGACCGCGTCCTCGGCGACGCCGTTCTCGATGCGTGCCTCGACTCGGCGCGCCAGGTTCGCGGCGTGGGGCCCGACGAAGCGATCGAGGAAGGCCCCGAGCGCCGAGACGAGCCGCGTCGCGTTGCGTCGGATGACCCAGGCGTCGCTGCGCAGTTCCGCGGGCGTCGAACCGCTGGCCGCGCCGCGGAGGATCGCGAGCACCTTCCGTTGGCCCGCCTCGAGATCGCCCGTCTCCTCGCCGACGAGCACCGCGTCGATCGCGTCGCGCTCGTCCTGGCGGGCCGAGACCGAGTCGAATTCCTCGGCGGTCGCGACCGCTGCGAGGACGTCTCCGGCGTCGATCTCTCCCGACTCCGCTCGATCGCAGAGGTCCGCGAAGTGAGCCGCCGTGTCCAGCCGGAGGTAGTACTTCGAGGTCAGCACGCCCAGCGGTGTCGCCTCGATCGAGAGGTCCTCGCCGGTCTCGACGAAGCCCCGGTCGACCAGGCCCTCTAAGCAGTCACGGACCCGCTGGCGTAAGTTCGGAAAGTCGTACTCGTCGGGTTTCGACTGGCCGCGCACGTAGTAAAAGGTCGTCTCGAGCCAGTCCATCACGTCCTCTAGGTCGGTGATCGTCCCCATCGCGATCTCGGCGTTGAGGTGGGTCTCTAAGCTCTCGGCCAGGCGGGACTCGATCTCCTTGCCGTCGCGCAGCAGCTGGCGGTACTTGTCGGCCTCGGCGGTGTCGCAGACGACCCAGCCGTAGCCGACGTCGTCGTACCCGGGGCGGCCGGCGCGGCCGAGCATCTGGAGGACGTCCAAGGGGCTCATGTCGACCTCGCCCTCGAGCGGGTCGTGGAGCTTCGTGTCCCGGATCACGACGCAGCGGGCGGGCAGGTTGACGCCCCAGGCCAGCGTCGAGGTCGAAAAGAGAAGTTCGATGTGGCCCTCTTTGAACCACTCCTCGACGAGGTCGCGGTCGTTCTTCGAGAGCCCCGCGTGGTGGAAGGCCACGCCGTCGAGCACCGAGTTTCGGAGGGTGGCGTCCTCGATCTCGTCTTTCGACTCGGTGTGGAACTCGTAGTCGCCGCGGGCGCCGATGGGAATATCGCGTTCGGCGATCTCGTCGCGGGCCTTCTTCGCCGCCTGGACGGTGTCCTGCCGGGAAGAGACGAACACGAGCGCCTGGCCGTCCTCCCGGAGGTGCGGTTCCGCGAGATCGAGCGCCCGGTAGAGGCGGCGGTACTTGTCCGCGAAGGAGTTCTCCCCGTGCGTGTAGGTCTTGACGCCGGCGTTGAGTTCGACAGGGCGGTACTTCTCGCCGAACTCGAAGGTCGTTTCGTCGGGGGCGTCCAGCCAGGCGGCCACGTCGTCGACGTTGGGCATCGTCGCCGAGAGCGCGACGATCCGGGGGTCACAGAGCCGTCGCAGGCGGGAGATCGTTACCTCGAGCACCGACCCGCGTCGGTCGGCATCGAGCAGGTGGACCTCGTCGATGACGCAGACGTCGATGTCGGTGACGAAGTCGTACCGCCGGGAATCGTGTTTGCGGGTCGCCGAATCCAGTTTCTCGGGAGTCATCACGAGGATGTCCGCCCGCCGCGCGCGACGCGGGTTCAGGTCGCGCTCGCCGGTGACGACGTAGACGGAGTAGTCAAGCTCCTCGAAGCGGTCCCAGTCGTCCTCCTTCTCGTTGGTGAGCGCCCGCAGCGGCGCGATAAAGAGCGCGGTGCCGCCGTCGGCCAGGGCCTTGCAGATCGCCAGTTCGGCCAGGGCCGTCTTCCCCGAGGCCGTCGGCGCGCTCGCGACCACGTTGTCCTCGGACTCGAGCAGTGCGGGCAGTGCCTCGCGTTGCATCCGGTTGAACTCCTCGAAGGCAAAAGCGTCGGCGAATTCGGGGAGAACCTCGGCGACCTCCATCACACGGAAACGGGGGGTGCCGGGTCAAAGGCGTTTCCTTCGAGTGGCACCGCGACGGCGCGGCGACTCGGCGCCGCTCACCGGGACGTGAGGGCGGCGGTGATCACCACGCCGGCGGTAGCGAAGTCCACCGGTAACAGGTCCACCGAGTACGATCGTGAGCCGTCGACCGGCTCAGACGGTTCGGGGGTCGCGATCGGTCGCGACCGCCTCGAGCTGATCGCTGAGTCGGCTGCTGGCGCGGTCCGGGTTCGGAACGCGCTCGAAGGTCAGTTCCGGATCGCCGGAGCCGGCGGTGTAGACCGTCAGATCGCCGTACCCCAGTAGGCGGCCGATCCCGCTTTGACTGAGGCTGGTGTTCTGGACGCGCTCGAGGCGGAACTGGGTGACGTCCCGCGAGACGATCCCCCGCTTCTTGTAGAGCTCCGAGGAGGTGATGACGTAGCGGGTGTTCGTCCAGACCAGGTAGCGAGCGACGGCGAGGGCGGCGCCCGCCGCGGTCGCGAGGAGTCCGAGGAGCGTCAGGAGGCCGACGCCGTCGGTCGCGCTCCAGCCGGTGACCACGAACCCGGCGAGCGCGAGCGCGACCCCGACCGGGAGCCTGGCGCCCATCGTGATCGGATGGGGGCGGCTCTCCCAGACGATGTTCTCGTCGTCGCTGATGTGGAACCAGTCGGGCGTCGAGCCGAGGGCCATCGGCCCCGCGTATTCCGTCGCCGGCCGTAAACCTGTCGGGGTAACGGGTCCGTACCGACCGCGAATCGGAGTTTCGGTCGAGGCGGTCGTTCATATCCGACGCATACCGGCGTACTGGTCGTGAGGAATATCGAGTAGCGGCCGGGTAGCTGTCGGATAGCAATCGTGCGACAGAGTACCGAACCACCACGGTTTTTCACCGCCCGGCCCGATGTGGGGATATGAGCCGCGCGCGCAAGCCCGACTGGTTGAAGAGCCGACCGCCGTCGGGTCGCGAGTTCGCCGGCATTCGGGAGACGCTGCGCGAGCACGACCTGCACACTGTCTGCGAGGAGGCCAACTGCCCGAATCTCGGCGAGTGTTGGTCCGGCCGGGCCGGCGGCGACGGCGACGGCGGGACGGCCACCTTCATGTTGATGGGCGATCGCTGCTCTCGAGCCTGCAACTTTTGCGACGTCGAGACCGGCGGCATGGAAGCGCTCGATCCCGACGAGCCCGAAAACGTCGCCGAGGCGGTCGCCGAGATCGGGCTGGACTACGTCGTGCTCACGAGCGTCGACCGCGACGACCTCCCCGACCAGGGCGCGGGCCACTTCGCCGAGACGATCCGCGAGATCAAGGCCCGCCACCCCGGGATCCTCGTCGAAGTGCTGATCCCCGACTTTCGGGGCGAGGAACGACTCGTTCGGAAGATCATCGACGCCGAGCCCGACGTGATCGCCCACAACGTCGAGACCGTCGAGCGCCTGCAGTTCCCGGTTCGGGACCGCCGCGCGGGCTACGAGCAGAGCCTCTCGGTTCTCGAGCAGGTCGACCGCGAGTCCGACATCTACACCAAGACCTCTATCATGCTCGGCCACGGCGAGTACGACCACGAAGTCTACCAGACCCTCGCGGACTGCCGCGAGCGCGGCGTCGACATCGTCACGCTCGGGCAGTACCTGCGGCCGTCGCGTGACCACCTCGAAGTGCAGCGGTACGACCACCCCCACAAGTACGAGACCTGGCGCCGCGTCGCCGAGGAGGACCTGGGCTTTCTCTACTGCGCCAGCGGCCCGATGGTGCGCTCGTCGTACAAGGCCGGCGAACTGTTCGTCGACGCCGTGTTACGGGAGGGGAAGTCGGTCGAGGAAGCGCGACAGCGAGCGCGACCGGTAGGGTGACCTAAGCGGTACGCACGGCCGCTGATTTCGACCGCTACGAGTGGTGGGCGACGGGAGTTCTGCGGTTGCCAGCGGTGACGAATCCGTCGAAGACTTCTACAGCTCTGGGTCGCCGGACGACTCCTCAGCGAATACCGGTCTCGAGGAGAGTAATGTGAGCCAACTCTTCTTCTACGAGGGTCCGGACGGCCCCAGCTTCGTCACTATCCACGATGAGCCCGATACGCGAACTGGTGGCGATGCGAAGCTGGACTTCGATACGCTTCCCAACGCTGGATCGTGGGTCGTAGAGGACGATTCCAGTCACGCATCGAACTCGTTCGGTCGAGAGCGAGCGACGTGGAGTTGGGGCGATTGCTGTACCGACGGCGGTGCGTACCGCGGTGGGTTCGAGGACGGATATACGTCCACGATCGATGCAACGTTCGAATCGGGCATCGATACGTGACAGGTGCTTACAGAAGACGGGTCCGTAGCCGGTGAACTCGACCCGAACGAACCCATCACGGTGACAACGATCTTTCGGACCGCATTCACCGGCACGTGATATTGAAGAAAGACGACTATTTACGTAGTGTAATGCGTGATCAGAGCGGACCCAAGTATCCGATCTACGATCAGGACGATCCGAAGAAACTCCGGAACGACTTGCTGCTCTCGTTTTTCGTTCCGGTGCTCCTGACGATCGGCGTGCTGGCGGTCGCCTTTCGCTTCGTCGTCGGCGACGCCCTCGCTGGGTTCTATCCTGCGTTCGCCGAACC
This window of the Natrinema salifodinae genome carries:
- a CDS encoding HAD family hydrolase; protein product: MTAVLFDMDGVVVNSEDYWVDFQREEILPAVVPDEDVDVAEVSGMNFRDIYDYLDEEYGAAISREEFVQQFNEAAEELYTERVEALDGLHDLLAMLDERGVPSALVSSSPHDWIGMALERFDLADEFDYVISADDIDAASKPAPDVFEYAAAEVGVPAAECVVVEDSENGIEAADRAGTTVVAYRIAAHGDIDRSAADEIVDSPGELRERVLALTE
- a CDS encoding DEAD/DEAH box helicase, producing MEVAEVLPEFADAFAFEEFNRMQREALPALLESEDNVVASAPTASGKTALAELAICKALADGGTALFIAPLRALTNEKEDDWDRFEELDYSVYVVTGERDLNPRRARRADILVMTPEKLDSATRKHDSRRYDFVTDIDVCVIDEVHLLDADRRGSVLEVTISRLRRLCDPRIVALSATMPNVDDVAAWLDAPDETTFEFGEKYRPVELNAGVKTYTHGENSFADKYRRLYRALDLAEPHLREDGQALVFVSSRQDTVQAAKKARDEIAERDIPIGARGDYEFHTESKDEIEDATLRNSVLDGVAFHHAGLSKNDRDLVEEWFKEGHIELLFSTSTLAWGVNLPARCVVIRDTKLHDPLEGEVDMSPLDVLQMLGRAGRPGYDDVGYGWVVCDTAEADKYRQLLRDGKEIESRLAESLETHLNAEIAMGTITDLEDVMDWLETTFYYVRGQSKPDEYDFPNLRQRVRDCLEGLVDRGFVETGEDLSIEATPLGVLTSKYYLRLDTAAHFADLCDRAESGEIDAGDVLAAVATAEEFDSVSARQDERDAIDAVLVGEETGDLEAGQRKVLAILRGAASGSTPAELRSDAWVIRRNATRLVSALGAFLDRFVGPHAANLARRVEARIENGVAEDAVGLTAIDGVAAGRASKLAKEGLSTPGDVADAGVEGLVAAGLSEGVAERVYEGAQSLPSIEIEWGQFPETVATGENEVCEVTVRNVGEPARAGIRVTVNGVEMTSTNTYLRDADTVPVGVFGADADELEFTVNVAFPEEPLVPIGASRTVEVQ
- a CDS encoding DJ-1/PfpI family protein; translated protein: MVETTAEIVLFDGFDELDAIGPYEVLENGARAGASVEARLVTLEETALVTASHDLRVEPDGTVGEPDLLLVPGGGWTTANEGVRAAVEDGVLPDAVAERAADGATVASVCTGAMVLAEAGLLEGRPATSHQVAVDDLEDYVETVVDARVVDDDDVLTAGGVTAGIDLALWLLEREFGAEIASAVETEMEHERRGDVAR
- the lipA gene encoding lipoyl synthase, encoding MSRARKPDWLKSRPPSGREFAGIRETLREHDLHTVCEEANCPNLGECWSGRAGGDGDGGTATFMLMGDRCSRACNFCDVETGGMEALDPDEPENVAEAVAEIGLDYVVLTSVDRDDLPDQGAGHFAETIREIKARHPGILVEVLIPDFRGEERLVRKIIDAEPDVIAHNVETVERLQFPVRDRRAGYEQSLSVLEQVDRESDIYTKTSIMLGHGEYDHEVYQTLADCRERGVDIVTLGQYLRPSRDHLEVQRYDHPHKYETWRRVAEEDLGFLYCASGPMVRSSYKAGELFVDAVLREGKSVEEARQRARPVG
- a CDS encoding PH domain-containing protein; amino-acid sequence: MALGSTPDWFHISDDENIVWESRPHPITMGARLPVGVALALAGFVVTGWSATDGVGLLTLLGLLATAAGAALAVARYLVWTNTRYVITSSELYKKRGIVSRDVTQFRLERVQNTSLSQSGIGRLLGYGDLTVYTAGSGDPELTFERVPNPDRASSRLSDQLEAVATDRDPRTV